TGTCTTAATAATGTGtacttcaattaatttaatttaattattatttttgttataaatgaTATGCAATTATTGTGGATATCATCATGACCATTAGCTCTTGGATTACCACATTCAAGAGTGACCATTGACTTTTGGATTACCATATTAAATAGGggtgtattttcattacttctaaACATCTTTGTAATCTCATGGCATACAATCAAAGAGAGAAATacaattcttcttctcttcttctctttaaATTCTTTCTATTGTCTAGATATTTTATAATAGATTATGAGTTTTGCTCGAATTTTATACAAGCTTAGCATCAAGATCATCTTAGACAATCACAACTTGTAAGTATCATTGTCTTGCCTATTGATGCTTTGCTTTTATATAAACAAGTTAATCCTCCTCCTATATATATACTAATTAAGAATTTATTCCCTAATTTATCTCACTAATGACATTCTTGAAATTTACATGATATAGTAGAAATGTGCTAATCATATTGTGTTGTTGCTCCTTGTGATTCTTTTTGAACATCTCTTgtgtcaattttttttaacttcaatacttattgtttaaaaaattttcttaacaTATTGTCACTAATAATATATTTTAGTAACATTTGTATATATtattttctagtttatttttgtgCTTATGTGATAGTAATTTATGTCAAATCTTACCAAACTTGAGTTTGTGGTTCTCAACATTTCGGGGAAAAAATTACTTGTCATGAATACTTGATGTTGGAATTCATTTGGATGCAAATGAACTCAGAGAagcaattaaataaaataataaagagaCTTTACAAAATTGAGCCAAGGTAATGATTTTTTTCCGTAACCACCTCCACGAAAATTTAAAAATCGAGTATTTGATAGTGAAAAATCCACTTGAATTACGGAAAAGTTTGAAGGAAAGATTTAACCACTAAAAATGGTAATACTCCCTAAAGCTTGTTATGATGAGATTCATTTGAGATTCCAAGATTTAAATTAGTTAGTCAGTACAATTCagtcatttttaaaattagttcttaattaaaattatgtggAGAGAATGTTACTTATTGCAATATGTTAGAGAAAATGCTCTTCACTTTTCATGTCTCGAATATACTCCTACAACAACAATATCaagaaaaagagttttaaaagtaCTCAAAATTGATTTCTTGTTTACTTGTGGCTGAACAAAATAACGAGCTATTAataaaaatccttgaattttggTCAAGGATGTGGCCGTCATCATAGTTGAAATGTTTACCATAATGATCGTGGTGGACATCTAAACCACTAGAAGTGAAAAAATAATGAGACGAAACAAGGAAAAGGTGGATCTAATCAGAATGCTGAGAATAATGTCAAAGCATCTTATCGAGCTTTATGAAATGTTTAGTGTCCTATGCCAAAGCATCTTATCGAGCTTTATGAAACTTTATTGAAGGAAAAGAAGAATAATGTGGAGGGAAATGCTCAATCTCAAAATGATGAcccttttaatgtttttgaggaTTTTGAAAATTTGCCCCAATTACAAGTTGTGATTTTCCTGATAGCGCTGAATTTGgtgattttaattaatataattgttttcattcattaaataaattcaagttcattatttatttatttgaagacCTATGGATATTATTGCATCTAAACTTGGATCAAAGCTTGAAGATGAGGTTTTTTGTCTCCTAGACAGTGCGACTATACATACAATTCTCTAAAACAAAAGATATTTCTCTCATCTTATTATGAAAAAGCAAAATGTGACTATTATACCTGGTAGTATAACCCTAATCGAAGGCTTCGGTAAAACAAACATTTTACTACCAGAAGGGACTAATTTCTTGATCAGTAATGCATTATTTTCACCCAAATCCCATTGAAATCTATTAAGTTTCGAAGATAGTCTTCTTAATTACTATCATATTAAAACAACCAATATGGGAAATAATGAATATTTATGCATTACTAATGTTAAAATAGAACATAAATAAGTTTTAGAAAGACTGTCTATATTCTCTTTTGGTCTTTATTATACATATATTAAACCaattgaaataaatatcataGTAAACCAAAAGTTTACTAGCCAAAATAAATACCTTTTATGGTATGATAGGCTAGATCATCCTGGATAGGTAATGATGCGAAGAATCATTGAATACTCTTCTGGACATCTATTGAAGAACATGAAGATTCTTTAATATAATGAATTCGCATGTATGGTATGTTATTAAGGCAAATTGATAATAAAACCGTTACCAAGTAAAATTGGAATTTAatcacttgaatttttaaatcggATACATGGCGATATATGTGGGTCAATTCACCGACCATGTGAACCATTCATatatttcatagttttaataaatgcATCTACAACATGGTCATGTGTGTGCTTATTATCAACTAGAAATCTTACGTTTTTGATATTATTTGCTCAAATAATTTGATTACAAGCACAATTTCCTAAGTATCCCTTCAAAACAATCCTCCTTGATAACCCTGGAGAATTTACTTCTTGAGCATTTAATAACTGTTGCATGTCTATTGGTATAAAGGTTGAACATCCTGTAAGCTTATTATGTTCATACTCAAAATGACCTTGcagagtcatttattaaaagctTTTAATTGATAGTGAAAACCAACCTTCCCATTCATGCTTGGGGACATGCATTCTTACATGTACCAGCATTATCTCTCATTCGACCCACTAGTTCTCAAGCTTTTTTCCCCTTTACAATTGGTCTCTGGACGAGAATCTAATATCTCTCATTTACACACTTTTGGATGTGTAATTTATGTCCCCGTTACTCCCCCTCATAAAACAAAACTGGGGCCTCAAAGGAAATTAGACATTTATGTTGGTTTTGATTCTCCTTTAATTATCAAATTTCTTGAGCTGTGATGGGAGATGTTTTTACTACTAGATTTCTTGATTGTCGATTTGTTGAGATTTTTTTTCCCAACTTTAGGTGTAGATAATACTAGGAAAGAAAAGTTAGAAAAAGAGATTACCTGGAATAATCAATCCTTATGTCATCTCGATCCTTGCACAAAATAGTGTGAACTAGAAGTTCAACGGATCATTCATTTGCAACAGATTGCAAATCAATTACCAGATAATTTCTTTAATCCAAATGAGTAACAAAATCATATATTCTTGTAGAAAATGTTCCTATCAGACTTGATGTCTCTGAATAACTGCTCCTAACAAATGAATCTAAACCATACTTGAAGCGTGGAAGACCAATGATGTCTAAGGATAAAAACCCTCAAAAGAAAGAGGAACAAATGAAAAGATTGATCCTAtagaaaaaggaaataatttgATTCAAGAAGAAAAACTTCTAGAAGAAGGTGAACGAGATAATCAAGAAATATCGATCAATTACATTTCTACAATGAGAACATGGGATCGAGCAAATACAAATATTGATGAAATATTGCATACAATATGACAATTGATATTCTGAATGAAGACTTTAACCCTATGACTTTAAAGGAACGTCAATTAAGAAGGGATTGGCCAAAATGGAAGGATGCAATAATTTAGATAGAACTAACATCTCTCTCAAAACGTGAGGTTTGGGGCCTATTATAAAAACACCTAAAGGTGTTAAACTAATAGGATATAAATGGGTATTCATAGAGAAaagaaatgagaaaaatgagattgAATGATACAAATCTCAACTAGTTGCACAAGGTTTTTCATAAAGACTTGGGATTAATTATGAAAAGACATATTTTCCTATAATGGACGatattatttttcattatcttATTGGTTTAGTAGCACAGAGAAGACTTCATATATGCAAATGATGGATGTTGTTACGATATATTTATATTGTGCACTAAATAATAACATATACATGAAAATCCCAGAATGATTAAGGATGCAAGAAGCACGCAATTCTCGAGAATTATTTTCTATTAGATTATACATATTTTTATAATCTTTAAAATAATCTGAGCATATGTGGTACAATCGTCTTAgtgaatatttattaaaaaaaggattatatatatagtttttttgATAATCAATGTATATGTTGCATATGTTGATAACTTAAATATTATTGGCACTTATGAAGAGATCTCAaatgtaataaattatttaaagacATAATTCGAAATGAAAGATATTGATAAGACTAAATTTTGTCTCGGCCTACAATTCGAGTCCGTCCTCGAGATGATAATGAGAAAATTATTGGTTCTAAAGTGTCATACTTAAGTGCAATTGGTGTTTTAATGTATCTAGCTAATAATACTCAACATGATATTACCTTTGTTGTAAATTCATTAGCAAAATATAGTTTTATTCCAACCAAAAAGACATTGAAACGAAATTAAACATATTTTCGATATCTCCAAGGAACAATTAATATGGATCTATTTTATCCTCATGAGTCAAATGCAAAATGAATTGGGTATGTAGATGCAAGATACTTATCTGATCCACACAATGTCAGGTCTTAATTAGGTTATATATTCACATATGGTGGAACAGTGATATCTTAGAGATCTATGAAACAAACTATAACTGCTACTTCATCACATCATGTTGAAATAATTGCACTCCATGAGGCAAGTCGTGAATGCGTGTGGTTAAGGCCAATGACTTATCACATTCAAGAATCATGCGGTTTATTAATGGACAAGAAAACTCCATCGATACTTTATGAAGATAATGCAGCTTGCATTTCTCAATTAAAAGGCATATACATTAACGACGATAGAATGAAACATATTTCCTCAAAATTATTGTTCACATATGATCTACTATAAAGTGGAGATATTGACATACATAAAATTCAATCAAGTGAGAATCTTATAGATTTATTCACAAAAGCATTACCAACTACATTATTTGAGAAATTGATTTATAAGATTGGAAtctgatatccaaaagatattaaatgaaggtggcaaaaggcgaatacactcgcccccagcgcccccgccaatccgtcccagggccaacatggaggaggtaaatcacgggcgactactagcctttggaataatgactagcacataagggaagtatttaccttgactttggcgagattcgaaccccagatctcatggtggcaacacctcatgcgctcaccattagacccatccgaggggacaccATTAGATATTAAATGATGACTTATATAGGAGGAGTGtaatatcaaaatatatgtaTAAGGAAGGATGTACTCTTTTTCCTTCACTAGAGTTTTTTATCCCACTGGATTTTTTCCTAGTAAGGTTTTAACGAGACATATTCTTTATACAATAGACATCCAAGGGAGAGTGTCATAAATGATATGCATTTATTGAGGATGCCACTTTTTAATGAATGATTGCATTCATGAATGACTATTAGGATATCTATGATACAAGGTTTTTGAAGAAGTTTGTGAAATGAAAAAGctgaataaaaatattctaacCATTGTGGGTGTAATGTTTGAATTTTATAGTTCAAGAGCCGtaataaaatttcaaaactattttttttgtcTTAATATTGATGCAATATGCATGTAGTCATGCAATTATATGTTATGAATTCAACCACATAAAAGTCATTTAAAGCTTTAACTTTTGAAGATGtttaaatagatatttaaaatgTTGATATGACATAATGTGATATATTGGGATCATAAAAAAAAAGCTTTTAGATTACCATATTCAAGAGTGATCATTGGCTTTTGGGTTACCATATTAATAATATAGGGATGCCTTTTATTACTTCTCACAAAGTCTATAAATAGACATCTTTATAATCTCATGGGATACCATCCAAGAGAAAtaaaattcttcttctcttctctttaaaTTCTTTCCATTTTCTAGATATTTTATAATAGTTTTATCATATTgggaaaattaaacatttaataacAAAATCTATCATTGACGTGTATTACTTCATTCATTGTTTTAATGTAAATTTAAACagtaataataaatattttaaaacaattaTATGAAAATATTACAAATATAATTTTGGATTAGTAAATTAATATTCTTTATTATTTTGTAAAAGTGTTACCTTTTATGGCATATTAATTCTATATAAGGATCGGAAAAAACAACTGAGATATATGTATATTCTCTGTTttcaatttcaattaataatatattttacTATTATATTTATTAGATCACCAAGGTCTGTTAAGGTAAAACAACCTTTCTAAAATAGATTTTTAGCAAACattttataagttaaaaaaaaagatattcaCAATGTAATTTTAAGATTATATAAGTTGCTAagaattaaattataatattgaTACAATATACTTTAGCATATAAGTGCAAAAGTGTTTTTTGGAAAGATAGGGAAAGAAACACTAGCAGCACCAAGCGGTCTGGACCTTCCCGGTCCGACGCAGCACTGCGCTGAGCTGACATCACGGCCTGGGCTGTGGACATCAGGGCCTGGCCTGGGCTTCACAGCTTTTCGCCAAGCCTCACGGACATAATAAACTGGCCCACGGGCTTAATTTGGACAATACATCTGCGACTCGACAACCGCTCGTCTCTCCACCCCTCTTCTGCTTTTTTTCCTTTCCAGAATGACCGATTCCGATCACTCCGACGCCGCAcctcctccctcctcttcctccccCACCGCTACCCATTCTTTTCCGGTGATATGTTCATCATGCGCCGCTTGCGACGGCGCCACGGCCTCCTGGTCATCCCCTCCTCCGTGGTCCGAGTCCTCCCCTCCCCCGGCCTACCGCCCCATCCGCGCCCCCGCCATCAACGCCCCCATGGCTACGGCTTCCATCGTCCTCGCCCCCGTCCCCCTTCCTCTTCCTGTCCCCCCTGCCGATCCCCCCTATCATTTTGAGGTCCCGTGCAAACGCATCTCCTCTCCTGACGACATCCGCCGCTTCCACTCATCCACCTCTGGCCGTCACTTCCTTGGCTTCATTGCTTCTCTCTCCCACTCCGTCCGCGGCCGCAAAATCTCCGATCCTGTCCCTTCCCCGCTCTCCGCCACCCTCTCTGGCATCCTCTCCCTTCTTCAAACCCTCGCCCGATGGATCGACGAGATCCCCCCTCTCCCCCACTCCTCCCGCTACGGAAATCCAGCCTACCGGACTTGGCACGCCCGCCTCACTGACGAGGGCCACGGTCTCGTTCTCGCCCTCCTTCCCGAGTCCGACGAGTTCCGTCCCGCCGCGGACGAGCTCCTTCCGTACTTTCTTGATTCCTTCGGCAACGCCTACCGAATCGACTACGGCACTGGCCATGAGACCAACTTCGCCGCCTTCCTCTACTGCCTCGCCCGTCTCGAGCTCATCAAAGAGGAGGAGTATCCGGCTCTAGTCCTCCTTGTCTTCTCCACCTACCTTGATCTTATGCGGAGACTCCAGATCACCTACAGCCTCGAACCAGCTGGATCGCATGGCGTGTGGGGGCTCGATGACTACCACTTCCTCCCTTTTATATTTGGATCCGCCCAGCTGATCGATCACAAGTACATGAAGCCGAAATCAATTCATAACCAGGACATTCTTGACAATTTCTCAAATGATTACATGTACTTGGCGTGTGTGGCGTTTGTGAAAAAGGTGAAGAAGGGGGTATTTGCAGAGCATTCGCCCATGCTCGATGATATCAGTGGTGTTCCTACATGGAGCAAGGTGAACAGTGGGATGTTGAAGATGTACAAGGCCGAGGTACTCGAAAAAGTCCCCATCATGCAGCATTTTCTCTTTGGATCTCTCATCAAATGGTACCTTCGTTTCCCTCCCATTCATTCATTACTTGTTTTTCATAAATTGTTTAGTTTGAGCTCCTATTTATGTTGTTCCAATTGAGTTTCCTAATGTTATAGTTAAGTCGCTCTATTTAAGACCTGGAGGAAGATTGAATACTTGAAGTTCTGCTAATCTGGAAATGTGTCATTACCATAGGTGAATATCTATTTAAATCTCACTAAAGCCATCATTTGGTGCAATCAGAAAGACAGTTTTGGAATTAAGAAAATTCATGGCAATCTACTTGGAGGATAGCCCATTTTATGTTGTCCAAACATCTCTTTGATATGTTTGGAGGCCATATGGTAATTAAGTAGGACCAAAAATTAGATAGTGATGCAGGAGAGAATTTAAAATTGGGTTTTTTTAAAGTAGTTATccgttaattaagtttagttaattttttatatttaattttgtcctaaatctttggaaccgagtcttgatagttaatttattttaaatcttagagaataagtctagttggttatttttctatttagattttGATATGGTCCCGAGTGTAGGATTGAGTCACAGGTCGAGATCCGGACCCATACTTAGTCATGCAACACGTAAGGAGGAAAGGGAGGAGGAAAGACTCGTCCTAGACAGAGTCCCAATTACTTAAttttctttccctcttcattGATAATAACACTCCTTTTATAAGGAGTTAATTACATGAACTATTCaaggagaaaaaggaaaagacAATCCCTAAAGGAAACAaggaatcaaataaataaatgccCTTTATTTATTTCTACTTATAATAGTAGCAAATTTGGGCAATAGCAGAATTTGGATAGTAACCAAATAGGCAGTAGCAAATTTATTCAGTAGCTAATTAGGCAGATTTATTCCAAGCTAGTAATTTGCTTCCGATTATAGTGGCGTTCAACAAAGGCGTCCACATCATCACTCCCCTCGATGTTGAACTTGTCCTCAAGCTCGAAGGTTGGGTAGACGGAGAGGAACTTCCCGGTCGGTTCCCAAGTAGCATCTTCAATGGAGGAACCTGCCCAATGCACTAAGTACTCCCGTGTCCCTCTGTTAAGACGGCTGCGCAGAATTGTCTGGAACAGGTAAAGCTTGGCCTTCACACATCTGAGGTAAGGTTCCCGCATTATCTGGTGGAAAGCCCTTTTATGGCTTTAGCAATGAGACGTGAAAAACATCATGGATGTGGCTATCAGGCGGTAAATCAAGTCTGTAAGCAATAGACCCAATGCGTGCTGCCACCTGAAATGGACTGAAATATTTGGGAAGCAACTTGTGATGACGTTGGCGAGCCACCGATAGTTGACGATACGATTGTAGGTGTAGCCAGACTTAGTCACCCACTGCAAAGCTCAATTCACGGTGAGAGGAGTCAAAAGCCAATTTGGTCCGCTGTTGGGATTGCAGTAAATGTGTCCTCGCCACCTGAAGCACCTCATCCCTCTCCATCAAGGCGCAATCTACTAGCAATACAAGTAGAGCCTCCAGAATAAGATAGGAGACGAGGGGGCTCTCGTTCGTACACTAGCTGAAATGGTGTAGCCCCCAAAGCAgtatgtgttgggtttttcgggccgcaaaaatcgctttttgtgttgtggaaaccccgaaattcccatgccacatatccgtgcgaagaaataaaatttcgtaaaactttcacgtac
This genomic stretch from Zingiber officinale cultivar Zhangliang chromosome 7A, Zo_v1.1, whole genome shotgun sequence harbors:
- the LOC122000846 gene encoding serine/threonine-protein phosphatase 2A activator-like isoform X2, with protein sequence MTDSDHSDAAPPPSSSSPTATHSFPVICSSCAACDGATASWSSPPPWSESSPPPAYRPIRAPAINAPMATASIVLAPVPLPLPVPPADPPYHFEVPCKRISSPDDIRRFHSSTSGRHFLGFIASLSHSVRGRKISDPVPSPLSATLSGILSLLQTLARWIDEIPPLPHSSRYGNPAYRTWHARLTDEGHGLVLALLPESDEFRPAADELLPYFLDSFGNAYRIDYGTGHETNFAAFLYCLARLELIKEEEYPALVLLVFSTYLDLMRRLQITYSLEPAGSHGVWGLDDYHFLPFIFGSAQLIDHKYMKPKSIHNQDILDNFSNDYMYLACVAFVKKVKKGVFAEHSPMLDDISGVPTWSKVNSGMLKMYKAEVLEKVPIMQHFLFGSLIK
- the LOC122000846 gene encoding serine/threonine-protein phosphatase 2A activator-like isoform X1, giving the protein MTDSDHSDAAPPPSSSSPTATHSFPVICSSCAACDGATASWSSPPPWSESSPPPAYRPIRAPAINAPMATASIVLAPVPLPLPVPPADPPYHFEVPCKRISSPDDIRRFHSSTSGRHFLGFIASLSHSVRGRKISDPVPSPLSATLSGILSLLQTLARWIDEIPPLPHSSRYGNPAYRTWHARLTDEGHGLVLALLPESDEFRPAADELLPYFLDSFGNAYRIDYGTGHETNFAAFLYCLARLELIKEEEYPALVLLVFSTYLDLMRRLQITYSLEPAGSHGVWGLDDYHFLPFIFGSAQLIDHKYMKPKSIHNQDILDNFSNDYMYLACVAFVKKVKKGVFAEHSPMLDDISGVPTWSKVNSGMLKMYKAEVLEKVPIMQHFLFGSLIKWE